TAAAGAATCTACTAAAGCTTAGTAGCCAAAAATAAATTTTCATCAACGCAGAAAAATAATCTAATAACAAAAACAAACTTGCACCAACAACCAATAACTAACTTTTACTTGCTAACTCAACAATATAGTTGTAAACCTCACAAGGTAGAAAGTATCTAACTTCCTTATTATGCTTTATCCTCTCCCGAATCATAGTTGAACTTATATCTACCAGAGGCCCATTTAAAACTATAATCCTCTCCCTAAATTCCTCCAACTCCCTAGGAATACAAATACACCTATTCTCTCTAGGATAAACAACTATCTTAACCTTGGTGACTATGTCCTTATAATTCTTCCACTTGCAGAAGCTTTCAAAGCTATCACCTCCAACTATCAAGAAAAGCTCTTCCCCCTTGTATCTATCGTAAAAATACTCTACTGTGAGGTACGTATAAGACACTCTAGGAAGCGATATCTCAAAATCTGATACTTCAAACCTCTCATTGCCCTTAGTAGCAAGTCGTAGCATCTCCAACCTCTGAGAATCAGTAAAAAGATAAGGAGTATCAACTTTAAGTGGTGAAACTTTTGCTGGTATAAATATTACCTTATCCATATCCAATTCTTCTGAAGCAATCTGAGCCACCATCAAGTGAGCTATATGTATTGGATCAAAACTTCCTCCAAAAAGTCCTACTCTCATGTCAGTGCAAAAAGTTACTCCTCTTCCTCTTCTTCCTCAAACAACTTGGAAGGATTTTTCAGATATTCCTTTCTCTTCCTTTCCAATTCCTGTGATCTCTTCCTCTGAAGATCTCTAAGCATCTTCATCCTTTTCTCAAACCTTTCTCTCTCAGAAGCAACAAGAGACTTTCTTTTAGCTTCTAAGAATGAATAGTATTCCTCATCCTCACCTTCCTTGAGAAAAGAAGTAGCATTTATCACATCTATCTCTGAAATCTCAATTTTCTCCCCTTTCTTAACCTGTACTGTTCTTTTTGCAAGCTCCTCCTCATCAGTTGAAAAAAGAGGAGCTACTGCAACTTCCCCTTCAAGCACATATACCTTGGTTAACTTCTTCTCAACCTCAACAACAAATTCTGTTCCTCTGACAGTAGCAAATGCAGTTTGAGTTTTTACATTAAGTGCTTTACCAGAACCAAAGATCCCCTTAACAGAAAGAAAAATGCTACCCGTTGATGTGATACTGTCCTTACTACCCCCTTTAAACGCCCTACCTATCTGCTCAAAAGTTATCGAAGATCTTCCTTCAACCCTTATATACCCCTTATTCTCAACAGATATATAACACTCAGAATCCTTAGCAGTTATTATGGTATCCCCCTCTTTCAAAACATATCCAACTTCTATACTCCTAACCTTATTCTTACTCTTAACGGTGACATTGCCAATCACAGTATCAACAACATACCTTTGAGCTAACGAAAGATTGACAAAAACTACTAATCCAAAAAAAGCAAATAACACTCTTCTCATAAACACCCCCTGAAATATTATAGTAACCCAAAACCAAATTTCAAAAGCGAAATTTCTAAACTATACTGTTTATCTT
This window of the Brevinematia bacterium genome carries:
- the nadD gene encoding nicotinate (nicotinamide) nucleotide adenylyltransferase, translated to MRVGLFGGSFDPIHIAHLMVAQIASEELDMDKVIFIPAKVSPLKVDTPYLFTDSQRLEMLRLATKGNERFEVSDFEISLPRVSYTYLTVEYFYDRYKGEELFLIVGGDSFESFCKWKNYKDIVTKVKIVVYPRENRCICIPRELEEFRERIIVLNGPLVDISSTMIRERIKHNKEVRYFLPCEVYNYIVELASKS
- a CDS encoding FecR family protein; the encoded protein is MRRVLFAFFGLVVFVNLSLAQRYVVDTVIGNVTVKSKNKVRSIEVGYVLKEGDTIITAKDSECYISVENKGYIRVEGRSSITFEQIGRAFKGGSKDSITSTGSIFLSVKGIFGSGKALNVKTQTAFATVRGTEFVVEVEKKLTKVYVLEGEVAVAPLFSTDEEELAKRTVQVKKGEKIEISEIDVINATSFLKEGEDEEYYSFLEAKRKSLVASERERFEKRMKMLRDLQRKRSQELERKRKEYLKNPSKLFEEEEEEE